The DNA region TCCATTTGCTAACATAAGGTAACCCGCAGCTCATCAACATGGTCGTCAGTCCCTTCCTTCACAGCCCTCACCGCACTCGGTCCCCAGATCATATCTCTCGTCGTCTACCAGTTGGCTCTTGACCAAAACGATAAGACGGCCGTACATCTCTGTACCTTTATTCCGTACTTCCCTCGCACGAGCCCTCGTGACACTGACGTATGATGGTGCTCCCCCTCGCGATGTAGACTTAGCCCTGGGACCTGACAGCTCCTACCTACTTGACGTTCTCGAAAATGAAAATTCCCCTGGGTTGCAGATCTTGCGCGCCTCCTTCGACCGCAACAGGGCGGTACGCAAGGCTCTCGCCGACTGGGCCGAATACTGCGAGCGAGTTTCCCACCACAGCTCGTCAAGCATATATGCCGAGTGTGCTGAGTATGAGACCTTGGTCAACTTTGGGGAGAGTATTATCCCGCATGTAATGTTGCAATATGCGAACGATATCAAACTCCAGATTGAACCGAATGCGGTCTCACGTGCGAGTGGTATTGGCCGGGGTGTGCTGTTCTGGTATGAGCTGCTTCATGAGCTGGTGTGGGGCTGTAAGACGGGGGGGCAGACGTGGATGTTTGAGGATGTGTATAAtcggtgggaggggtggtttcAGGGGGGaagtggtgttggaggggcgCCTAGGTattgtggggagggtgcttgATGGAGAGGTATACTTGGTCATTCTCACTCGGCCGTTAAAGTCCGTTGGTTGGTTTTTCTTG from Podospora pseudopauciseta strain CBS 411.78 chromosome 6, whole genome shotgun sequence includes:
- a CDS encoding hypothetical protein (EggNog:ENOG503PGM1) — its product is MEVYYGINTENRDNTIWSTERLYLRLLETFPEFVHDFQAKWNDWHQAISADDSSTWSSVPSFTALTALGPQIISLVVYQLALDQNDKTAVHLYLALGPDSSYLLDVLENENSPGLQILRASFDRNRAVRKALADWAEYCERVSHHSSSSIYAECAEYETLVNFGESIIPHVMLQYANDIKLQIEPNAVSRASGIGRGVLFWYELLHELVWGCKTGGQTWMFEDVYNRWEGWFQGGSGVGGAPRYCGEGA